A stretch of DNA from Solea solea chromosome 11, fSolSol10.1, whole genome shotgun sequence:
CTTCAGAGCAGTCACGGGTCTCTGTGGTGTGATTGGCCCGAATGTCACTGATGATACTGGGCTCCCACTGCGTGAAGATGGTCGCGCTCTCCTTGGTGTGTTactgttttttgattgattttgtatGAATAAGATGAGAGAAAGATGAATTGCAATGTCAGACATACAGTAAAAACTGCAATTAGTTAAATATTGAATACAGTAAATAACATAAATGGATTCTTACCAGGAGGAGAGAAGATGCTAGTTGTGCCTGAAATCTCCTGTTCAGAATCTCTTTCTTGGGAATATTGCACGCTTTGCAGTCTTGTTTGTAGAGGAGCCAGGCGTTGATCACGGCAAGGATGCAGGATGGTGTGCCAGAAGATGTAAATGTACCAGTGGCGCGATTTCATCTGGAACTTGTATTTGGCTGCAAATGAAGGTACCCACAATGTAAGGCCTCTAAACCTTCATGTAGGATTTGGTGGCTTTGTTCCAGAGCTGAATCTTTTTCACAGATTCTGGGCCAGCAAAGGATGACACAAGAGTGTCTGCCCCGTTTGCCTCCACTCTGATGTCAAAgccttctctcccccctttctttaAGCTCTTCTATTAAAACACAATTAGAAATTGTGAATCATTCAATACATTATATTTCTAGTAGTAACAAGTAAGTCTTTCTCCATAATATGGAGGGAATAACACTGTGTTATGTCCCCATGTAATGTGCAATGTGCTGCTATTTTGACTACCATCCTCATCCTTAATAAGCAAACAATAAGACCTACTGACTATGTAAATGTGGTCTGCAGGTCTGCAGCTAATGGTGATGTTGTAATTTTTGTAAGTTTTTGTAATGagattctcagtcatccaggtcaaaGATACCTTCAGTAGTTGCTTGAGTAAAGttgatgtaataataataatacaatttatttataaGGCACTTCACATCAGCACAAGCAACATATGATGATAAAAGCATGTCATTTCATCTCTCATCCAAAAAGCCTTCTTTAGTTCTGACTAAAATAAGTTATTACAGTATATTAGTGGTAGGTGGGAAAATCCTGGTATTAGGGTCTGTAGGCTGGATACCTGTCTAGAcaggctaaatacctggattttcCACTACTTAGTCAGAACTGGGTGAAAATGTAGCAACTATTGAATTTTCAAGTTTTCCTTGCTGACTGTATTTGTAGTTGGTCATAGAaactgtaaagtaaagtaaatcatatatatgtttgtgtgtttccttctGCTCTTTAACCTGAACCTGGTGTTAGATAACTTTAATTTTTATCGGGGACAAAGGTTAACTCCCTCCTTCTGTGCCTGTTATTCTGCATTGCTCTCTGCATTTTCACCTCCTATCCAGTTCCAGTATCCAGCTTTGCTACTCTGGACTGGAAGTGTGGATATGGCAGACCTATTTCCACGTAAGTACAGTGTCCTCTAGGGGGGCGGGTCAACCCCCAGTATTGGATCGATACTAGCTTGATGAGGTTGATGCTTTTGTTAAATATTCTTTTCTTAATGAAATCTTCTTGGGCGGTTTATGCGAGAACAGACCCCCTCTCAGTTCTGCTTGcactctctctgctccccctcCCGCTCCTGTTTCCATCTGttttgtcacatgactcaggCGAGCAGAGCTAGTATCAGTTCTAAAGTTGGCTTGGCGGCAGAAGGGAAAAGAAGCATTGTGTGGACATATTAGACCccacaaaaatgttaaaaaaaaagaaagttgtttGGTACTGTGGCGACACAATTAATCTCTATAAGCTACACAAGAAACAgaacttaaaagtaaaaaaaatactatttacCTCACTAGCTGCATTCAGATAGTGTTGGACAAGTTACTTAATATTATGTAATATGTTACATTATAATATGATTCTCTTTTGTGTTACATTTAACAAGAAACTACCCAagtgtatgcatgtgtatataGGTCGGGTTGTGTTTAAAGGGTTCAAGGTCGTTTTAATTCAAGGTtgtgtgttttactttgttgttgttgtttctccatAGGCGTTTGACCTGAGGGGGTGCTACTGAGCCCTTTTAATTGGTTATTTTGCAAATTACATTACTTGGAACggaattatattatataatgttatttttGGAATGTTTATATTTTGTTCATACAAAAAGCGTTGTTACACAACTGATATACAGAAGAGCAAAAGATTGTGCTCAAGATTCACAGCCACGTAGCAACATTTCAGAATATGTGTCCGTCaatttaaaatgtcctcatgaaGCACGATGACACAACCGAggtttgaccaaagtgctggACATTGATCACATCAAGAAAACAGCCAGACATAAAACAATAACCAATAACCATTATTATATTGCACCACATGCTGTACacgacacaataaaacacacacccagACTATAATTCGCATTATACGTTTTTACGAGATAGAATTTGTTCTGAAATTTTACTCCTTTGTAGTAAATCTGAAATTCCATAAGGTAAATTAAGGCTGGTCGGCAGAGAGACATTCCGCTGGTCAGATCTTGTATAATTAGAGTGCCTGATTAAGTCCCTGGTGACAGCAAGCATCCATTGTTATTGTTTCGGCTTTTATTCTTCCTGATATTCCACTTCCACCAAAGGTTTGGTTTGTCTAAGCGTTTCGAgaaaccatggcgacaaaaatcgcggAAGATTTCCACAAATataccactttgtctaaatacttcaagttttaaaggttccaTCCACCCAAATTGGCAGCAAGAAGTAGGCATGGTCTACTTCTAGTTCTCTCTACCACTGTGTTACTGTGGGACGGTTTGTCTTTAATCCACGACGTAGAGCTGACAACAGCAGTTTCAGGAAGAGTTGACTCCATGTCGGGAGTGGGAGTGGTCTGAGAAAGATATGATAAGGTGATCCTTTATTAGTTCCACATTAAGGACATTTACAACACAACTCAAACCACTTCCACTTGAAGACGGTCGTCGTGACTGAGAGGTGAAATGGCACAGGCAGGAGTTCAGCTACAGAGAGAAACCTTCTCTTGTTCCATCTGTTTGGATCTTCTGAAGGATCCCGTGGCTCTTTCCTGTGGACACAGCTTCTGTATGAACTGTATTAAAGACCACTGGGGCTCAGAGGATGAGAAGAGGATctacagctgccctcagtgtGGAGAGGCCTTCACACCGAGGCCTAAACTGAAGAAAAGCACCATATTAGCAGCtttagtggaggagctgaagaagactggactccaagctgctcctgctgatcactgctatgctggagctgaagatgtggcctgtgatgtctgcactggcaggaaactgaaagctctcaagtcctgtttggtttgtttggccgCTTACTGTGAGGAACACCTCCAGCCTCATTATCAATCACCattaaagaaacacaagctGGTGGAGCCCTCCAAGAACCTCCAGGAGAACATCTGCCCTCGTCACGATGATCACGACAcagtctcagctgcagcagagaggaagcagaagcagagagagtTGGATCTGACAAACATCTCACTGGCTGTGgctgacgtgttttttttcctgccagtACCAGAACCAGAGACCAGAGCTGAATTCTTCAGATATTCACAGGAAATCAcactggatccaaacacagctCACAAATATCTGATATTAActgagggaaacagaaaagtaAGATTCAAGGCGGAAGATCAGTCTTATTCcaatcacacagacagatttaCTAGGGAGTGGCAGGTCCTGAGTAAGGAGAGTCTGACTGGAcgttgttactgggaggtggagtggagaggaggagtTTTTGTAGCAGTGACGTACAAGAACATCAGCAGATCAGGGAGTTCAAATGAATGTGGATTTGGATTTAATGAAAAATCTTGGGTTTTAGTTTGTGAAcataaagggtttttttttcttcacaacaGGAACTGGATTAAAGTCTCAGATGATTTGTCCTCCAGAGTAGGAGTTTACTTGGACCACAGAGCAGGTCTTCTGTCTTTCTACAGAGtctctgacaccatgactctcctccacagagtccagaccacaTTCACTCAGACTTTCTATGCTggatttctttgtctttttcctggAGCCACAGCTGAGTTCTGTAAACTCAAATAGACCTGAGTTCTTTCAGGAGCAGTGAGTTCAACTCTGTATTTAAATCTTTGACTTGTCTGCTCGCGTTGCACTGATCACCTGTCAGTCAAACAGGGTGGTTTTCCTTGTCACTTTGTAAAGACACAAATCtataatcacatttaacatttgtccttgtttttctgTATCGATGTCAGATTCTTTGATGTTTGGTCAAATTGTCATGATCATGATGATCATCAATGAGGAAGccatttgttcttttcttttctctcacatTGAGGTGAAACAAAGTCATTCAAATAGAAAACAAACCAACATCAgactttgtttgtgtctctgagtaTCCATCCATTGTTGATGATTGTATCATATCatcatgttgtcattgttttattcCTTATATCTGTGGAGTATGTTTTAATCAAccagattattgttatttttctttgtttccatgtTTAAGATTaagctgaaacaaagtgattcttttttttcttcctaaataaataaaacaaataaataacaaagtttGTTTCTGTCCctgattattaataaatataagATAAGATGTTGCTTTATTCGTCCCACAGTTTCACAGCAGACAAAAATCACAGCAAGTTAGAAAATAGAAGATAATAGAAAGAAGGTAAGAAACTAAGTTTtcaatatatataatacatacagtatatacaggaagacaacaataataataataattaaagctgcaagcagcgttgtgcGGACCACCACCGCCCCCGCCAGCAGGCCGGGTAAGCCCTGTGTTCTGGATGGGTCACTTATctcacatgtgaagtttagtgtaGATTGATcaattcagtttttgtttggACAActtctgtgtgcaggtgatggtttatagacgtgttcagggagGGTTCCTGGTCTCACATGTGAAGTTTTGATCAGATTAGTCAatgtatggcaatgttacgggtcactttctgcaattacaataggtcctcgcaccactgtgtgagtgctcgggccctaataataataatgatgatatgcAAGGTAGACAAAACCTGATTAACCACTGAACCCACAGATTTACCATCGTTCACAAGCTGCCACATTCAATTAATTGGCCATAATGCAGATGTGAGTCATAATCTGACTGTATGATCTGTCACAtgtaataaatattaatttatctACGGTTTTAAACATCATGATAAAGTCTCatccagaaaataataataatggaatcCGGAATTGTGCCTATATAAACATTCTCAATGATAATGTAGTCAGGTTAACATCATATTTTAATCCAATGTGGATACTGTATCACTTGACTTTTGCAGACACGCAGGCTAAGGTACCAGCTGATTCCCGTGACCTGAGTGAGCCTCTCATTGACCACGCTGAAGGCCAACTCTTCCTGAATGAAACCTTTAAAATCATAGTGGAGGACGTGCTCCGCAAAGGCACGGATGTCAATGAGAAGGTCCGCCGTGAAGCCAAACTCCACACAGCACTGACAGATTACACTGACTGCCTTGAACACATCTCATCAGCCATGTTTCTTGCTGCAGGTTTGTGAGTGGAAGGAACCAGAGGAGCTGGCTCTGCTGCTGGACCTGGAGCTGAGGTCAACGGGCGAACCCCAACAAAGGCTCCTACAGAGGGTGAAAGATGTTGCCAAGTACAGCGTCAAGACAAGTGAGACTGCTGGTGAcagttaaaacatttgaatagtTTGACCTTTCTATATTTGATAtgggccttttttttgtctttctatgCTTCTTTCAGGTCACCCACGTTTTTTAAACCAGCAGTATGCTGGGGTGGACTATCACTCCTTGTCTGGACGATTTCTCAGTGAGGCTCTCAACACTAACCTGTAAGAAACACAAAATACTGTGCGTAATTTAAGTGTAGAAGCACATAATCACACCTgtgatacaaaaataaaagattaaaaaataaagcttaaaaatgatccTATATTTCCATTGCAGTCACACCTATGAGGTGGctcctgtgtttgtgctgatggAGAATGAGGTTCTGAGGGGGCTGCGTCACCTGGTGGGCTGGACAGAAGGTGACGGTCTTTTCTGGCCTGGGGGGTCAGCCTCTAACATGTGTGCCATCAACCTTGCACGCTATCAACTTTTTCCAGAGGTCAAAAGCCAGGGGCTGTTCGGTCTCCCTCGAATGACCATCTTTACATCTCCAGAGGTCAGAATATTCTGTTCAACACTGCACATCCGAGGGAACAAGATTACAGATAGAAAGCTGAGCATTGTAGAGgctgttcatgtttgttttaccaTCAGTATGCTGGAAAAACTAAAGAGAATTCCTCTTATTTTTCCCAGAGCCATTACTCGGTAAAGAAAGGAGCTGCCTATCTGGGAATTGGGACTGACAATGTTATTATGGTGAAAGTGGATGATAGGTAAAGTATTGCTCATTTTAAGAGCTGAACAACTGATGTGTTAATTAATTTAACAATACATGTGATTGATTGTTGTAACTGATTAATAACTAATTTAAATGGGGGTTAAGTTTCCCAAAATCATCtgatttgaaatttaaaaatttTAGGcttgacatttttatctcagCTTTATAGCATTGTGACATTTAATATCTTTAAGATTTTGAATGTTGGTTTAATACAATAACCACTTTAAAGATGACCTTTCCAATCAGATTCCACTGTCTAACATTTGAACCCAAAtttaagaacaaaataaaaaataatcatgttGCAtcctttaattaactgattatgaaaataaaaatttgcTTTTAATCTTATCACAATGATGCATTGCTGATATTCTTTGTACCTTCTTTCTGCAGAGGGCGTATGATTCCAGGTGACCTGGATGAAAAGATAACGCTGGCAAAATCACAGGTACGTTTGTTTCTTTACAAATCATCCAATCAGTGATGCTTTCTCTTCATTCACTCATGTTGTGTCGCCCAGGGTACAGTGCCCTTGCTTGTTAGCTGCACATCAGGGACCACAGTTCAAGGTGCCTTTGATCCACTGGACCAAATTGCTGATATCTGTGAGAAACATCAGATCTGGATGCACGTAGATGTGAgtctcccgtgtgtgtgtgtgtgtgtgtgtgtgtgagaatccaTGTCTATCGACAAGCCTTGATTTTGTGTAAGCTCGTCTTGTATTCATTAGAATTTCAGAACATGCTGaggcttgtttgttttgtcatgtgtTTTAGGCCGCCTGGGGAGGGAGCGTGCTCTTTTCCAAGCAACACAGACATTTAATGAAAGGTGTTGACAGGTATTAATATGCAAAAGATGCATTTTACACAGTAAAGCTAATTAACTATGGATGTTGTCTgacagagggtgtgtgtgtgtgtctatgtgagATCAGAGCAAATTCAGTAGGCTGGAATCCACACAAGATGCTGGTGGCTGGCCTGCAGTGCTCTGTCTTGCTGCTAAAGGACACAACGGTCTGTCCTCTCCCTGATACGCATAATAATCTTTTAATAGTTTTTTGCTTGAAACAAAAAGGAACATTTGACAGACATTTATCTGCCTTGTTGTTGTAGAACCTGCTGAGGCAATGCCACACAACCAACGCCACATACCTCTTCCAGCAAGACAAATTCTACGATGTCAGTCTGGACATTGGGGACAAGTCTGTTCAGTGCGGCCGTAAGGTGGACTGCCTTAAGCTGTGGTTGATGTGGAAAGCTGTCGGCACTGATGGCTTGGCACAGCGTATAGACAAGGCTTTTCTGCATGTTGGGTAAAGAAAGCTTGCAGCTGTAATcccattgttttgtttcagcagAATTTGGCTTGGATGGTTAGGTGTAAAGTGTTTGTATTAGTCTTGCCAAATAGCCAAATAACTCAAAtatcatctttttatttatgtatttattttacaaagacTTCCAGACTGAAAGAGTGTTATATTCCGCTGCAGGTATCTGGTAGAGCAGATGAAGAAAAGAGAGGGCTTCCATCTTTTGGATGAGGTAAGTAAATGCCACAGGCATATTGAGAAACACAAGTCATTATATGTGAAACAGTGATGAGATTTCTGTATGTGCCTCCATTAAAAGCCAGAGTTTGTGAACGTTTGCTTCTGGTATATACCACCCAGTctgagagggaaggaaggggaTGCAGATTATCAGGACAGGCTGGCTAAAGTAAGTTTCTATTCACACATGACATGCACAAATTCAACCTCCTCATGAggtgtgtttttcaatttatcTTATATGA
This window harbors:
- the csad gene encoding cysteine sulfinic acid decarboxylase, with translation MADLFPHTQAKVPADSRDLSEPLIDHAEGQLFLNETFKIIVEDVLRKGTDVNEKVCEWKEPEELALLLDLELRSTGEPQQRLLQRVKDVAKYSVKTSHPRFLNQQYAGVDYHSLSGRFLSEALNTNLHTYEVAPVFVLMENEVLRGLRHLVGWTEGDGLFWPGGSASNMCAINLARYQLFPEVKSQGLFGLPRMTIFTSPESHYSVKKGAAYLGIGTDNVIMVKVDDRGRMIPGDLDEKITLAKSQGTVPLLVSCTSGTTVQGAFDPLDQIADICEKHQIWMHVDAAWGGSVLFSKQHRHLMKGVDRANSVGWNPHKMLVAGLQCSVLLLKDTTNLLRQCHTTNATYLFQQDKFYDVSLDIGDKSVQCGRKVDCLKLWLMWKAVGTDGLAQRIDKAFLHVGYLVEQMKKREGFHLLDEPEFVNVCFWYIPPSLRGKEGDADYQDRLAKVAPVIKERMVKQGTMMVGYQPLGNRVNFFRVIVFSPLVSQKDMDFFLNEIERLGNDL
- the LOC131469260 gene encoding tripartite motif-containing protein 16-like; amino-acid sequence: MAQAGVQLQRETFSCSICLDLLKDPVALSCGHSFCMNCIKDHWGSEDEKRIYSCPQCGEAFTPRPKLKKSTILAALVEELKKTGLQAAPADHCYAGAEDVACDVCTGRKLKALKSCLVCLAAYCEEHLQPHYQSPLKKHKLVEPSKNLQENICPRHDDHDTVSAAAERKQKQRELDLTNISLAVADVFFFLPVPEPETRAEFFRYSQEITLDPNTAHKYLILTEGNRKVRFKAEDQSYSNHTDRFTREWQVLSKESLTGRCYWEVEWRGGVFVAVTYKNISRSGSSNECGFGFNEKSWVLVCEHKGFFFLHNRNWIKVSDDLSSRVGVYLDHRAGLLSFYRVSDTMTLLHRVQTTFTQTFYAGFLCLFPGATAEFCKLK